A single window of Novipirellula aureliae DNA harbors:
- the mntR gene encoding manganese-binding transcriptional regulator MntR, with protein sequence MKAKPPQRIRADHASELAEDYVEAIADAIAEKGVCRAIDLVKQFAVTHATVNNTIARLQRDGLVVTETYQPIELTEAGKRLATKSRKRHRIVESFLRKLGVSESAAAADSEGIEHHVSSETLAAMKRILDQGWPSNGCT encoded by the coding sequence TTGAAAGCCAAGCCTCCCCAACGAATTCGAGCGGATCACGCTAGCGAACTCGCGGAAGACTACGTCGAAGCGATTGCGGATGCGATTGCGGAAAAAGGGGTTTGCCGAGCCATCGATTTGGTAAAACAGTTCGCTGTCACCCATGCGACTGTGAACAACACGATTGCGCGGCTACAGCGCGACGGGTTGGTGGTGACGGAGACTTATCAGCCGATTGAACTGACGGAAGCCGGAAAGCGACTGGCGACCAAGTCACGAAAACGGCATCGGATTGTCGAATCGTTCCTGAGGAAGTTAGGTGTCAGTGAGTCAGCGGCGGCGGCGGATAGCGAAGGGATTGAGCATCATGTTAGCAGCGAAACGCTCGCTGCGATGAAACGAATCCTCGATCAGGGCTGGCCGTCTAATGGCTGCACTTGA
- a CDS encoding SAM-dependent methyltransferase translates to MESQWNQRYSADGFAYGAAPNEFLVSVIDRLPRGPALSLAEGEGRNAVYLAKAGFDVTAVDQSEVGLAKAQAFARDQGVSIKTVQADLRDFVIKPDQWAAIVSIFCHLPETVRASLHSRVSAGLRIRGMFVLEAYTPNQCGRGTGGPPTPDLTVSLADLQNELAGLELLHGCELERHVNEGRYHTGLGSVVQLLASRIV, encoded by the coding sequence ATGGAAAGTCAATGGAACCAGCGTTACTCGGCCGACGGTTTCGCGTATGGTGCCGCGCCGAATGAGTTTCTCGTGTCGGTCATCGATCGATTGCCGCGCGGTCCTGCTCTGTCCCTTGCCGAGGGCGAAGGTCGCAATGCGGTCTATCTCGCGAAAGCCGGCTTCGATGTAACAGCTGTGGACCAAAGCGAAGTGGGCCTCGCAAAGGCGCAAGCGTTCGCACGCGACCAAGGTGTCTCCATTAAGACGGTCCAAGCCGACCTGCGCGATTTCGTAATCAAGCCAGACCAATGGGCTGCTATCGTTTCGATATTCTGCCACCTACCAGAAACAGTACGCGCTTCGTTGCATTCACGAGTGTCAGCAGGGCTTCGCATCCGTGGCATGTTCGTCCTTGAAGCATACACTCCCAACCAATGTGGGCGTGGAACGGGAGGGCCGCCAACACCAGATCTAACCGTGTCGCTTGCGGATTTACAAAACGAACTCGCCGGCTTGGAATTACTGCATGGCTGCGAGTTAGAACGCCATGTCAACGAAGGACGGTACCATACCGGCCTCGGATCCGTCGTTCAACTGCTGGCCAGTCGCATCGTTTGA
- a CDS encoding DUF4465 domain-containing protein yields MFRCFMLFALLATIFSQSGSSRCWAALVVDFESVSLGPAGVLNGPAAGGVEVPGPYGGMETVGVLDVDGVGFSNRYYNTYGSWSGFAISNRTDTTTAGFTNEFSSFAGQGAEGSSQFAIGFGYRDDVPTSVAELMSLPSIYLPGDAQVQSVSVTNTTYAALSMLNGDGFAKKFGGSSGNDPDYFKLSVFGIDENQQVLANPVDIFLADYRGSDNANDVVLDSWSQLDLSSLSSARSLHFNLASSDTGTWGMNTPGYFAIDNLSMTTAVPEPSCVAVWMGLAAVGWGRRRRRSIG; encoded by the coding sequence ATGTTTCGTTGTTTCATGTTGTTTGCACTGTTGGCAACCATCTTTAGTCAATCCGGTTCAAGTCGTTGTTGGGCCGCATTGGTGGTAGATTTCGAGAGTGTATCACTCGGTCCCGCGGGGGTCCTTAACGGTCCCGCCGCCGGGGGCGTCGAGGTTCCCGGACCCTATGGGGGGATGGAGACGGTGGGTGTGCTGGATGTAGATGGAGTTGGTTTTTCGAATCGCTACTACAATACTTACGGAAGTTGGAGTGGCTTTGCCATCTCCAATCGCACAGACACGACCACTGCGGGTTTCACGAATGAGTTTAGTTCGTTCGCCGGACAGGGGGCGGAGGGTTCGAGTCAATTTGCGATTGGTTTCGGATATCGCGACGACGTACCGACGAGCGTCGCAGAACTGATGTCCCTGCCGAGCATCTATTTGCCTGGTGACGCTCAGGTCCAATCGGTGTCGGTTACCAACACAACCTATGCGGCGCTCTCGATGCTCAACGGTGACGGGTTTGCTAAAAAATTTGGCGGATCATCCGGTAACGATCCCGATTATTTCAAATTGTCTGTTTTCGGGATTGATGAGAATCAACAGGTGCTTGCAAACCCCGTGGACATATTCTTGGCGGATTATCGTGGTTCGGACAATGCGAATGACGTTGTCTTGGATTCCTGGTCGCAGTTGGATTTGAGCTCGCTATCATCCGCTCGCAGTTTGCACTTTAATCTCGCCTCGTCCGACACGGGAACTTGGGGAATGAACACGCCTGGGTACTTTGCGATAGACAATTTGTCGATGACAACCGCTGTGCCAGAACCGAGCTGCGTGGCTGTTTGGATGGGGCTCGCTGCTGTCGGTTGGGGACGTCGTCGACGTCGTTCGATTGGCTAG